A genome region from Poecile atricapillus isolate bPoeAtr1 chromosome 34, bPoeAtr1.hap1, whole genome shotgun sequence includes the following:
- the LOC131590711 gene encoding hypoxanthine-guanine phosphoribosyltransferase-like isoform X2 — protein MAHGLQIRDEESGYNKNLFCIPKHYEEDLERVFIPHGLILDRTERLARDIMQDMGSHPIVALCVLKGGYKFFADLLDHIKALNQNGDKSVPVTVDFVRIKSYCNESPAEKISFIGEELSTLSGKNVLVVEDIIETGRTMKALLSKIKDKKPRMVKVVSLLVKRTCQSPGYRPDYRGFEIPDKSVVGYALDYNEYFRDLNHICILKENAKEKYRM, from the exons ATGGCTCATGGACTGCAG ATAAGAGATGAGGAAAGTGGCTAcaacaaaaatctgttttgcatTCCTAAGCATTATGAAGAGGATTTAGAAAGAGTCTTCATTCCTCATGGACTCATCCTGGACAG GACAGAGCGTTTGGCTCGAGATATCATGCAAGACATGGGAAGTCATCCCATTGTTGCACTCTGTGTCCTTAAAGGAGGCTATAAATTCTTTGCTGATTTGCTGGACCATATAAAAGCACTGAATCAAAATGGTGATAAATCTGTGCCTGTTACCGTGGATTTTGTCAGAATAAAAAGCTACTGT AATGAGTCACCTGcagaaaaaatcagttttattggAGAGGAGCTGTCTACACTAAGTGGGAAG AATGTGTTAGTAGTAGAG GACATTATTGAGACTGGTAGAACAATGAAAGCactgctttcaaaaataaaagacaagaaaCCAAGGATGGTGAAAGTTGTAAG CCTGCTCGTCAAAAGGACATGTCAGAGTCCAGGTTACAGACCAGACT ATAGAGGCTTTGAAATCCCAGATAAATCTGTGGTTGGATATGCTCTTGACTACAATGAATACTTCAGAGATCTAAAT cacaTCTGTATTTTGAAAGAGAACGCCAAAGAGAAATACAGGATGTGA
- the LOC131590711 gene encoding hypoxanthine-guanine phosphoribosyltransferase-like isoform X1 has translation MLTWNPNLLIRDEESGYNKNLFCIPKHYEEDLERVFIPHGLILDRTERLARDIMQDMGSHPIVALCVLKGGYKFFADLLDHIKALNQNGDKSVPVTVDFVRIKSYCNESPAEKISFIGEELSTLSGKNVLVVEDIIETGRTMKALLSKIKDKKPRMVKVVSLLVKRTCQSPGYRPDYRGFEIPDKSVVGYALDYNEYFRDLNHICILKENAKEKYRM, from the exons ATGCTGACCTGGAATCCCAATCTCCTT ATAAGAGATGAGGAAAGTGGCTAcaacaaaaatctgttttgcatTCCTAAGCATTATGAAGAGGATTTAGAAAGAGTCTTCATTCCTCATGGACTCATCCTGGACAG GACAGAGCGTTTGGCTCGAGATATCATGCAAGACATGGGAAGTCATCCCATTGTTGCACTCTGTGTCCTTAAAGGAGGCTATAAATTCTTTGCTGATTTGCTGGACCATATAAAAGCACTGAATCAAAATGGTGATAAATCTGTGCCTGTTACCGTGGATTTTGTCAGAATAAAAAGCTACTGT AATGAGTCACCTGcagaaaaaatcagttttattggAGAGGAGCTGTCTACACTAAGTGGGAAG AATGTGTTAGTAGTAGAG GACATTATTGAGACTGGTAGAACAATGAAAGCactgctttcaaaaataaaagacaagaaaCCAAGGATGGTGAAAGTTGTAAG CCTGCTCGTCAAAAGGACATGTCAGAGTCCAGGTTACAGACCAGACT ATAGAGGCTTTGAAATCCCAGATAAATCTGTGGTTGGATATGCTCTTGACTACAATGAATACTTCAGAGATCTAAAT cacaTCTGTATTTTGAAAGAGAACGCCAAAGAGAAATACAGGATGTGA